A region of Carassius auratus strain Wakin chromosome 11, ASM336829v1, whole genome shotgun sequence DNA encodes the following proteins:
- the LOC113111076 gene encoding uncharacterized protein LOC113111076 isoform X2 produces the protein MKYSTLRKSSSRISKLRKALQDFVLEQNREDELNCLPEKIYIQDENAFFNDNRLGKKDKKLLSTTNGLQKNLYFSLPGTQLSIDFFQEQVHKYDLDSVLIRATVDRIIPVLTEDESKVKFFKVTLHTGENIEAKAVIMATGPSRAQMANIPCWVQSIQESYPEQSLQHTVQLMHYFCTHEKMGESSSGSPVCRRGQRVMVVGGGLTSAHIISIALKQGACHVTWVLRKHLQLKQFDVGDIESLIGRYSHVEHGIKMDGLAYLRQFYNERSLHKRLAMIKQARKGGSVTPEAYAQLQPFIQSGQLRIRAHCQVAEAKWCYESQLWRVSLSSGEQWGGEKIWLATGCKLDATQDPLLSDVMTKFPIQVLEGWPCITESLQWTSGCPLYLTGQYAALQVGPHAVNLAGGQAASMRIFKDILAQHSGLDESTSERMEKTRTEEYISHMHGLMWL, from the exons ATGAAATACTCTACTCTTCGGAAAAGTTCAAGCAGGATTTCCAAACTGAGG AAGGCCTTGCAGGACTTTGTGTTGGAGCAAAATCGGGAGGATGAGCTGAACTGTTTACCTGAGAAAATTTATATTCAGGACGAGAATGCATTTTTTAACGACAATCGCCTGGGAAAGAAGGACAAAAAGCTTCTTAGCACAACAAACGGCCTACAGAAAAACCTGTATTTCAGTCTTCCGGGAACACAACTCAGTATAGACTTCTTCCAGGAGCAG GTACACAAATATGACCTGGACAGTGTCTTAATCAGAGCCACAGTGGACAGAATCATCCCAGTCTTAACTGAGGATGAGAGCAAGGTTAAGTTTTTCAAGGTGACACTACACACTGGGGAAAATATAGAGGCAAAAGCAGTTATCATGGCGACTGGACCTTCCAGGGCACAGATGGCAAACATCCCATGTTGGGTTCAGTCAATCCAGGAGAGCTACCCAGAGCAAAGTCTACAACACACAGTGCAGCTCATGCATTACTTCTGTACACATGAAAAGATGGGTGAATCCTCCTCAG GTTCTCCTGTGTGCCGGAGGGGTCAGAGAGTAATGGTGGTAGGTGGAGGTCTGACCAGCGCCCATATTATCTCAATTGCGCTGAAGCAGGGTGCATGTCATGTGACCTGGGTCTTACGAAAACACTTACAG CTTAAGCAGTTTGACGTTGGGGATATAGAGAGTCTGATTGGACGCTATTCCCACGTCGAGCATGGGATCAAGATGGATGGCCTGGCCTACTTAAGGCAGTTCTATAATGAAAGAAGTCTTCACAAGAGGCTAGCGATGATCAAACAAGCCAGGAAAGGAGGATCAGTGACCCCTGAGGCCTACGCACAACTTCAGCCTTTCATTCAGAGTGGCCAGCTCCGGATCAGAGCTCATTGCCAG GTGGCAGAAGCTAAATGGTGTTATGAGTCACAGCTTTGGAGGGTGTCCTTGAGCAGTGGAGAACAATGGGGTGGAGAAAAGATCTGGCTGGCAACAGGGTGCAAACTGGATGCTACCCAGGACCCTTTACTCTCTGACGTCATGACAAAATTCCCCATTCAA GTTCTGGAGGGCTGGCCATGCATAACAGAATCACTGCAGTGGACATCAGGATGCCCCCTCTACCTGACAGGACAATATGCAGCACTTCAG GTTGGGCCTCATGCAGTGAATCTAGCAGGGGGTCAAGCTGCGAGTATGCGCATTTTCAAAGACATCTTAGCTCAACACAGTGGACTGGATGAGAGTACATCAGAAAGGATGGAAAAGACCCGCACTGAAGAGTACATATCACATATGCACGGTCTCATGTGGTTGTAA
- the LOC113111076 gene encoding uncharacterized protein LOC113111076 isoform X1, with product MLDVLIIGGGPHALTLATLLSNPEKPLCQSSADILQGIQLSKTKAKRARYKTKKRQPIRPVFDTKNEAKCLACPLLHFKVVDSYGKWTSLWESQFTALNIPHLRSHTLVHTDPFNKKALQDFVLEQNREDELNCLPEKIYIQDENAFFNDNRLGKKDKKLLSTTNGLQKNLYFSLPGTQLSIDFFQEQVHKYDLDSVLIRATVDRIIPVLTEDESKVKFFKVTLHTGENIEAKAVIMATGPSRAQMANIPCWVQSIQESYPEQSLQHTVQLMHYFCTHEKMGESSSGSPVCRRGQRVMVVGGGLTSAHIISIALKQGACHVTWVLRKHLQLKQFDVGDIESLIGRYSHVEHGIKMDGLAYLRQFYNERSLHKRLAMIKQARKGGSVTPEAYAQLQPFIQSGQLRIRAHCQVAEAKWCYESQLWRVSLSSGEQWGGEKIWLATGCKLDATQDPLLSDVMTKFPIQVLEGWPCITESLQWTSGCPLYLTGQYAALQVGPHAVNLAGGQAASMRIFKDILAQHSGLDESTSERMEKTRTEEYISHMHGLMWL from the exons aTGTTGGATGTTTTAATAATTGGAGGAGGTCCTCATGCTTTAACCCTCGCTACTCTGCTCTCAAACCCTGAAAAACCTCTCTGCCAATCTAGTGCTGACATCCTTCAGGGAATTCAGCTGAGCAAAACTAAAGCTAAACGTGCACGGTACAAAACCAAAAAGAGACAACCCATCA GGCCAGTTTTTGACACAAAGAATGAAGCCAAATGTCTGGCGTGTCCTCTGCTGCATTTCAAAGTGGTGGATTCTTATGGAAAATGGACATCACTGTGGGAAAGTCAGTTTACCGCCCTGAACATCCCTCACCTTCGATCACACACGCTGGTGCACACCGATCCATTTAACAAG AAGGCCTTGCAGGACTTTGTGTTGGAGCAAAATCGGGAGGATGAGCTGAACTGTTTACCTGAGAAAATTTATATTCAGGACGAGAATGCATTTTTTAACGACAATCGCCTGGGAAAGAAGGACAAAAAGCTTCTTAGCACAACAAACGGCCTACAGAAAAACCTGTATTTCAGTCTTCCGGGAACACAACTCAGTATAGACTTCTTCCAGGAGCAG GTACACAAATATGACCTGGACAGTGTCTTAATCAGAGCCACAGTGGACAGAATCATCCCAGTCTTAACTGAGGATGAGAGCAAGGTTAAGTTTTTCAAGGTGACACTACACACTGGGGAAAATATAGAGGCAAAAGCAGTTATCATGGCGACTGGACCTTCCAGGGCACAGATGGCAAACATCCCATGTTGGGTTCAGTCAATCCAGGAGAGCTACCCAGAGCAAAGTCTACAACACACAGTGCAGCTCATGCATTACTTCTGTACACATGAAAAGATGGGTGAATCCTCCTCAG GTTCTCCTGTGTGCCGGAGGGGTCAGAGAGTAATGGTGGTAGGTGGAGGTCTGACCAGCGCCCATATTATCTCAATTGCGCTGAAGCAGGGTGCATGTCATGTGACCTGGGTCTTACGAAAACACTTACAG CTTAAGCAGTTTGACGTTGGGGATATAGAGAGTCTGATTGGACGCTATTCCCACGTCGAGCATGGGATCAAGATGGATGGCCTGGCCTACTTAAGGCAGTTCTATAATGAAAGAAGTCTTCACAAGAGGCTAGCGATGATCAAACAAGCCAGGAAAGGAGGATCAGTGACCCCTGAGGCCTACGCACAACTTCAGCCTTTCATTCAGAGTGGCCAGCTCCGGATCAGAGCTCATTGCCAG GTGGCAGAAGCTAAATGGTGTTATGAGTCACAGCTTTGGAGGGTGTCCTTGAGCAGTGGAGAACAATGGGGTGGAGAAAAGATCTGGCTGGCAACAGGGTGCAAACTGGATGCTACCCAGGACCCTTTACTCTCTGACGTCATGACAAAATTCCCCATTCAA GTTCTGGAGGGCTGGCCATGCATAACAGAATCACTGCAGTGGACATCAGGATGCCCCCTCTACCTGACAGGACAATATGCAGCACTTCAG GTTGGGCCTCATGCAGTGAATCTAGCAGGGGGTCAAGCTGCGAGTATGCGCATTTTCAAAGACATCTTAGCTCAACACAGTGGACTGGATGAGAGTACATCAGAAAGGATGGAAAAGACCCGCACTGAAGAGTACATATCACATATGCACGGTCTCATGTGGTTGTAA